ACCACCTTGGCCACGTCGGCCAAGGTGACCCGTCGTGTGCCCAACGTGGACCTCCTGTTCTCCGAGTCCGGCCTCCGGTCAACGGCGACCAGTGCGTGCACGACAAGGGACGGGCCGTTCGGATCGTGACCGGCCGTCGGGAGCGCTCCCAGAGCTGGTGTGGCTTCGCGCGACGGCTATTCGACGGCCATTCGACGGTCATTCATCGGGAACCCGGCGGCAGCCCGTCAGTCGGGGCCGCCGGGCGGGGCCGCGAGGCGGGGCGCGCAGGGTGCGCGGCCGTTGGGCCGTTGTGGCATGAGCTGCTCCACTACGTCGTGGTGCTCGTGGGTCGGAGTCCGAGAAGCAGGAGCCTTGTCGATGAGTCTGACTCATCGAGCCGTAGGCCTAGCAACCTATGACAGCCCCTGAGCTGCCTTCCCGTCAAGGGCGCAGCATGTCTATTTTGGGGAGACAACCCTGCCGACTGGTGGGTTTGCCCGGTTGCCGGGTCAACCGGGCGGCGACGTCCCCAGATTGAGTACTACTCATCGTTCCCTGTTGGGCCATGGATCGGTATGGTGTGCCGCAGTCGTTGGCCGTGCGCCTCGCGACGGTTCAGCACAGTGGCCGTGCGAGGGAGTCGTCCACCACGCAATCGCTCCCGTGCGCGCAGGCGCCGGTCGCCGTTTGGAAAGTGAGCCGCAATGAAGCAGCGCGCACTGTGGTCGGCTGCCTTGGTGCTGGGTCTGACCCTGGCGTCCGGCTGCGGAAGCGCCACGGCGCCGGGATCCTCCGGCGGCTCGGGCGACAAGCTGGTGGTCTGGGACTGGAAGTCCGGCGATGCGAACGTGGCCGCGTACCTCGACAAGGCGAAGGCCGATTTCGCCAAGAGCCACCCGGACACCGAGGTCGAGTTCGTGGCACAGCCGTTCGACCAGTACTACACGCTGCTCGGGGCGGCGATCCAGTCCGGCAAGGGGCCCGACGTCATGCTCTTCAACGGTGGCGGTCAGCTCCGCGACCGGGTCGACGCGCTGGTGCCGCTGGACGAGTACGTCGCCCAGGACAAGCAGCGGCTGGCCGGCTGGGACGCGTTCACCAAGGATGGGAAGACCTATGCCTCGCCGGTGACGCTGCAAGGCCACCCGCTCTACTACAACAAGGCGCTGTACAAGCAGGCGGGACTGGACCCCGAGGCGCCTGCCGAGACGTGGGACGACTTCGTCGAGGACTGCGGCGCCATCACGGGCAAGACGGGCGCCAAGTGCTTCGGCGTCGGCAACAAGGAAGGCATCGGCATCCAGTTCTTCCTGTCCGGCATCGGTTCGGCGGTGCTCACGCCGCAGGAGTACGACGACTGGATCGCCGGGAAGCGGGACTGGGCCTCGCCGAACGTGAAGCGGGTCTTCGAACTCTGGAAGCAGGTCGACGACGGCGGGCTGAACAACGACGGGGTCAACTCCACCGCGATGTTCAACGACGCGTTCGCCGTCTTCCAGTCGGCCAAGGCCGCGCACATCATCGGCCTGATGTCCGACATCGGGCACTGGAAGGACTTCGGCGAGTTCCTCGACCCGGACGACGTCGGCGTGATGGCCGCGCCGGTGGCCAACCCCGCGGCGACGCCGAGCCTGCCGTACGACGGTGGCATCGGCTACGCGGTCGCCAAGTGGACCAAGGACCCGAAGTCGGCCGCCGACCTGGTGCGGTCGTTGACGTCGTCCGAGGCGCTGAAGGCCTTCTACGCCGACGCGGGCGCGATCGCGTCCGACACCACCATCGACGTCTCCGCCGGCGGCCCGGCCGTCACCACGATCACCGCGGGGATCAAGACCGGCAAGCCCGCCCTGCACGTCGCCTTGTCCAGCAAGACGATCGACCTGATGGGTCGCCTCTCACAGCAACTGCTCAGCGGCTCGATCACCGTCGACGAGACCGTGGCGCAGTTGGCCGCCTCCGACAAGGCGAGCTGATCCGTGCCGCCCGGAGGTCCTCTGTCGGTCCGCCCGGTGGTGGCCGGACGGACCGGGGGAGAAGCGGTCACGAAAGCGGTGGGCTTGCCACCGACCAAGCCGTCACGGCGGCGTGTCCGTCGCGGGTCGCGGGCCGAGCGCCTGGCTCCACTGGTCCTGGTGGCGCCGACCGTGCTGATCATCGTGGCGCTGCGGTTGTGGCCGCTGGTGCTCGGGGTGAACTTCTCGTTCACCGGCGACGGCGCCCGCAACGGCGCGGCGGTCGGCCTGCTGGTGCTGCTGCTCCCGGTGGCCGTGGCGATCCCCGGTCTGCTCGCCACGTCCATCTACCTCAGGGTGCCCGGACACCGGGTCTACCGGGGTGTCTACTTCTTCCCGGCGGTGTTGTCGCCGGTGATCGTCGGGGCGATCTTCAACCTGCTCCTCGCCTACGACGGTCCGCTCAACACACTGCTCGGCGGCGTGGGCCTCGGGCCGGTCGACTGGCTCGGCGACCCGGACGTGGCGATCTTCGCGGTCGTCGGCGTGCACGTCTGGGCCACGTTCGGCATGGCGCTGGTCGTCTTCCTGGCCGGGTTCGCAGCCCTCGATCCCTCGCTGCTGGACGCGGCCAAGGTGGACGGCGCGTCCCTGCCGCAGACTATTTGGCACGTGATCATCCCAGGGCTGTCCCGCACGATCCAGTTCGTCTTCGTCACCACGATGATCGGCATGCTGACGTCGATGTTCGGCCTGCTGTTCGTGATGACCAGCGGCGGTCCGGAGGCGTCCACCTACCTCCCCGAGTACTACATCTGGGTCCAGCAAGGACAGTTCAACCAGCCCGCGCTCGCCTCCGCGGCGTCGACGGCCCTGTTCCTGATCATGCTCGTGGTGGGACTCGCCCAGATCGGCGTCCTGCGACGTGCCGGCAGGGAGAGCTGATGGCCGGTCGGCGGTTGACGAAGTGGTTTGTCGCGGTGCCGATGGCGGCACTGGCGTTGGCGACGGTGTACCCGTTGCTGTTCACCGCCAACGTCGCCATGAAGACCCGCCGCGAGTACGTCCTCGACCGGTTCTCGTTGTCGGGGGCACTGCGGTGGGAGAACATCGCCTCGGCGTGGACGAGTGTCGGCATGTCCCGGTACTTCCTGAACTCGGCGATCGTGGTGACGTGTTCGGTCGCGTTGCTGCTGCTGTTCGGGTCGATGGCGGGGTTCGCGCTCGCCCGGTTGCGGTTCCGCGGTTCCTCGGTGTTGTTCCTGGGCTGCCTCGCCGCGCTGTTCATCCCGTTCCAGGTGATCATGATCCCGCTCACCCGGGTCATGGCCGACGCCGGCCTCGTCGACACCTACCCGGGGCTCGTCCTCGCCTACGTGGCGCAGTTCCTCCCCTTCACGGTCTTCCTGATGACCAGCTACTACTCGACCGTGCCCGCGGAGATCGTGGACGCGGCGCGGATCGACGGGAACACGCTGTACGGCGTGTACTGGCGGATCATGCTCCCGCTGGGCCGCCCGGCACTCCTGTCGGTCGGCGTGCTCAACGCCCTGTTCTGCTGGAACGACGTCCTCATCTCCCTGCTCATGATGCCGTCCGCGGAGAACCGCACGCTCATGGTCGGGGTCACCTCGTTGCGGGGGCAGTACTCGGATGACATTCCCGTGTTCGCCTCCGGCGTGCTGATCGCCGCGGTACCCGTCCTCGTCGTCTACCTGTTCCTGCAACGCCAGATCGCCGACGGCGTCACCGCAGGGGCCACGAAGGGCTGATATGCGCATCACCGGTTACCGGACGCTCACCACCGTTCAGAACTGGGGTCGACCGATCGGCGACGCCAACGGCGTCTTCGCCGACGGCGTCGTCCGGGTGCCGATCGTCATCGTCGAGACGGACGTCGGCATCACCGGCGTCGGACTCGGGCATCACGTGGAGATCGAAACGGTCTTCGCCGCCATCGAAGGCGAAGACCCGCGTGCCGTCACCGCCCTCTACGACCGGATGCTGCGCCACGTGTTCAAGGCGGGCCACGCGGGCGCGGTGTTCGGCACCATCGGCGCACTCGACACCGCGTTGTGGGACATCAAGGCGCAGGCCGCAGGTGAACCGCTGTGGCGACTGCTCGGCGGACGCGACCGCCGGGTGCCCGCGTACGCCTCCGGTGTGGACATCGGGCTGGGCGACGACGAACTCGTCGCGCTGTACGAGACCTACGCCGACCGCGGACTGCGCGTGGCGAAGATCAAGGGAGGCCTCGACGTCGACCGGGACCGGGACCGCCTGATCCTGGTGCGCGAGGTGCTCGCCGAAGCCGGTCGCGGCACCCGGCCGGGCTTGATGCTCGACGTCAACGAGGCGTTGACCCGCAAGCAGGCGGTGCGCCACGTCAGCGAACTCGAACGGACGCTCGACCTGATCTGGATCGAGGAGCCGGTCCGGCGGTGGGACGCGGAGGGGCACGCGGTCGTCGGCCGTGGCGTCCGCGCCTCGATCGCCAGCGGCGAGAACCTCACCGGGCTCGAGCAGTACCGTCCGCTGATCGCGGCGGGCGCGGTCGACATCGTCCAGGCGGCGGCGGGCTGGGGCGTCACCCACTTCCTGCGCGTCTCTGCCTTCGCGCACGCCCACGACCTGCCCGTGAGCCCCATCGGCAACACGCCGGTCGGGTTGCTGCACGCCGCGACGTCCGTGCCGAACCACTTGGTCAGCGAGCTCCAGGACCTCCAGCCGCCGACGGGGATCTCGATCGACCTCCACGTCGAGGACGGGGCGTTCGTCCTGGGCGACAGCCCGGGACTGGGCATCCGCGTCGACGAGGACGCGATCGTCGCGTCCCGCCGCCGACTCGCCGTCCCGGCGACCGAAGGTCCGCACGTCCGGCCGGAACGTGCCGGCCAACGCATGTTGGCGGTAGTGCAAGGCGCAGTCGCGGAACCTGAGTACCTCCGATCTGCGGCGGTCGTGATGGACGAGGTGTGACAACGCTGTCACGTGGTCGTCGGCCGCGCACCCGGCTGAACCACGTGCCCGAACGCCGTGCCAGAACGACGTGCCCATCCGGCACGTCGGTAGAGCTTGCAGACCACACTCCAAGTCAGGAGGTCTCCTTGTTCGCGTCCTCTTCCTCTGCGGTACGAAGGCCGTTGTCCGCGAGTGCCGCCACGGTGGTGTTGACCGCCGCGGTCGCCGCGGTGGCTCTCGCACCTTCCGCGTCCGCCGCCACCACGACCCTCTACGCCTCCCCTTCCGGCACCGGCACCAGCTGCACGGTCACCCAGCCGTGCTCGGTGCCCGCCGCCCAGGCCGCGGTGCGGTCGCAGAACGGCAGCATGTCCGGTGACATCGTCGTGCAGTTGGCCGACGGGGTGTACCGGCTCTCCGAGCCGCTGCGGCTGACCGCGGCGGACTCCGGCAACAACGGCTACCGCGTGCTGTGGCAGGCGGCCCCGTCCGCGCGTCCCGTCATCAGCGGCGCCCGCGCCGTCACCGGCTGGTCGGTGGTCGACGCCGGCCGGAACATCTGGCGTGCCAACGTCCCCACGGGGATCGACTCACGCCAGCTGTACGTCAACGGCGCGGTCGCGACCCGGGCCCGCACGCAGGTGAACCGGGCCGACTTCAGCTTCACCAGCACGGGCATGAGGTTCTCGAACTCCGCGCTGAACTACCTGAACAACCTGGGCAACCAGAACCGGGTCGAGGTGGAGAGCGTCAACTCGTTCACCGACCGGTACTCGCCGGTGCAGAGCATCAGCGGGAACTTCCTCACCATGCAGCAGCCCGCGTGGAACAACAACACCTTCGGGTACGACACGCTGACCCAGCCGCACCGGGCCGGGCCGTTGTACCTGGCCAACGCCTACGAGTTCCTGGACTCACCGGGGGAGTGGCACCTCAACCCCGGGACGGGCGCGCTGTCCTACATCCCGTTGGCGGGGCAGAACATGAGCGCCGTCAGCGTCGAGCTGCCGTTGCTCCAGTCGCTGGTGGACGTCGGCGGCACCTATGCCGCGCCGGCGCACCACATCTCGTTCAGCGGGATCACGTTCACCGGCACCAGTTGGCTCGGCCCCAGCAGCAACCAGGGGTACGCGGACCAGCAGACCGGCTCCTACATCGGGGGCAACTGGAACTGGCCGGGCGACCGGCTGACCTCGTGCCAGAACGGCTGCACCCAGTTCGAGGCGGCGCGACCGCACTGGAACCAGATGCCCGCCGCCGTGCAGGTCTCCGCCGCCAACAACATCACCTTCAGCGAGTCGCAGTTCGTCAACCTGGGCCAGACGGCCATCGGCATCGGCAACGACGCGAACGCCCACGCCAGCGGTGTCGGCCTGGGCGCCAGCAACATCACCGTCACGCGGTCCGAGATCGCCCGCAGTTCGGCCGGTGGCATCGTGGTCGGCGGCGTGCGCGCCGACGCCCACCACCCGAGCGACCAGCGGATGGTCAACCGGGACATCACCGTCAGCTACAACCGCATCCACGACCTCGGCATCGAGTACCGGGGCAACGTCTCGGTGCTGAACACCTACGTCAGCACCGCCACCGTGTCCCACAACGAGGTCTACAACATGCCGTACTCCGGCATGTCGATCGGGTACGGCTGGGGCGCCAACGACGCCGGCGGCAACAACAACTACGCCACCCGCGGCCTGTACAACTACCAGCCGCGCTACACGACAGCGACCACGGCGTCCAACAACCGGCTCGTCAACAACTACATCCACGACGTCATGCAGCAGATGCACGACGGCGGGTGCATCTACACGCTGGCGTGGAACCCGGGCGCCTCGATCAGCGGGAACCACTGCCAGCGGACCAACGGCTACTTCGGGGTCTACTTCGACGAGGGCTCGAAGTACTACTCCGTCACGGGCAACGTCTTCAACAACACCGGCACGTGGGCCACCGCGAACTACTGGGGTGGCGAGAACATGGGCAACTGGACGGTCACCAACAACTGGTCGACCAACAGCAGCACCAACGTGACCAACGGCGACCGCGGCAACGTGGTGTCCGGCAACACGGTCGTCAGCAACGGAAACTGGCCGTCCGGCGCGCAGGCCGTGATGGCCAACGCCGGGCCAGGGGGCGGCGGCACCACCGGCCCGCAGAACGCCATGCTCGTGGGAACCCAGTCGGGTCGCTGCGCCGAGGTACCCGGCGGGAGCGCCAACGGCGCACAGACCCGGCTCTGGGACTGCAACGGCGGCGCCAACCAGCGGTGGACCTACACCTCCGGCAAGCAGCTGATGGTCAACGGCAACAAGTGCCTGGACGCCAGCGGCGCCGGGACCGCGAACGGCACCGCGGCGATCATCTGGGACTGCCACAGCGGCACGAACCAGCAG
This is a stretch of genomic DNA from Saccharothrix ecbatanensis. It encodes these proteins:
- a CDS encoding mandelate racemase/muconate lactonizing enzyme family protein, giving the protein MRITGYRTLTTVQNWGRPIGDANGVFADGVVRVPIVIVETDVGITGVGLGHHVEIETVFAAIEGEDPRAVTALYDRMLRHVFKAGHAGAVFGTIGALDTALWDIKAQAAGEPLWRLLGGRDRRVPAYASGVDIGLGDDELVALYETYADRGLRVAKIKGGLDVDRDRDRLILVREVLAEAGRGTRPGLMLDVNEALTRKQAVRHVSELERTLDLIWIEEPVRRWDAEGHAVVGRGVRASIASGENLTGLEQYRPLIAAGAVDIVQAAAGWGVTHFLRVSAFAHAHDLPVSPIGNTPVGLLHAATSVPNHLVSELQDLQPPTGISIDLHVEDGAFVLGDSPGLGIRVDEDAIVASRRRLAVPATEGPHVRPERAGQRMLAVVQGAVAEPEYLRSAAVVMDEV
- a CDS encoding RICIN domain-containing protein, which translates into the protein MSASAATVVLTAAVAAVALAPSASAATTTLYASPSGTGTSCTVTQPCSVPAAQAAVRSQNGSMSGDIVVQLADGVYRLSEPLRLTAADSGNNGYRVLWQAAPSARPVISGARAVTGWSVVDAGRNIWRANVPTGIDSRQLYVNGAVATRARTQVNRADFSFTSTGMRFSNSALNYLNNLGNQNRVEVESVNSFTDRYSPVQSISGNFLTMQQPAWNNNTFGYDTLTQPHRAGPLYLANAYEFLDSPGEWHLNPGTGALSYIPLAGQNMSAVSVELPLLQSLVDVGGTYAAPAHHISFSGITFTGTSWLGPSSNQGYADQQTGSYIGGNWNWPGDRLTSCQNGCTQFEAARPHWNQMPAAVQVSAANNITFSESQFVNLGQTAIGIGNDANAHASGVGLGASNITVTRSEIARSSAGGIVVGGVRADAHHPSDQRMVNRDITVSYNRIHDLGIEYRGNVSVLNTYVSTATVSHNEVYNMPYSGMSIGYGWGANDAGGNNNYATRGLYNYQPRYTTATTASNNRLVNNYIHDVMQQMHDGGCIYTLAWNPGASISGNHCQRTNGYFGVYFDEGSKYYSVTGNVFNNTGTWATANYWGGENMGNWTVTNNWSTNSSTNVTNGDRGNVVSGNTVVSNGNWPSGAQAVMANAGPGGGGTTGPQNAMLVGTQSGRCAEVPGGSANGAQTRLWDCNGGANQRWTYTSGKQLMVNGNKCLDASGAGTANGTAAIIWDCHSGTNQQWNVNANGTITGVQSGLCLDASGNGTANGTLLHLWSCHGGTNQQWSARN
- a CDS encoding ABC transporter substrate-binding protein, which codes for MKQRALWSAALVLGLTLASGCGSATAPGSSGGSGDKLVVWDWKSGDANVAAYLDKAKADFAKSHPDTEVEFVAQPFDQYYTLLGAAIQSGKGPDVMLFNGGGQLRDRVDALVPLDEYVAQDKQRLAGWDAFTKDGKTYASPVTLQGHPLYYNKALYKQAGLDPEAPAETWDDFVEDCGAITGKTGAKCFGVGNKEGIGIQFFLSGIGSAVLTPQEYDDWIAGKRDWASPNVKRVFELWKQVDDGGLNNDGVNSTAMFNDAFAVFQSAKAAHIIGLMSDIGHWKDFGEFLDPDDVGVMAAPVANPAATPSLPYDGGIGYAVAKWTKDPKSAADLVRSLTSSEALKAFYADAGAIASDTTIDVSAGGPAVTTITAGIKTGKPALHVALSSKTIDLMGRLSQQLLSGSITVDETVAQLAASDKAS
- a CDS encoding carbohydrate ABC transporter permease; its protein translation is MAGRRLTKWFVAVPMAALALATVYPLLFTANVAMKTRREYVLDRFSLSGALRWENIASAWTSVGMSRYFLNSAIVVTCSVALLLLFGSMAGFALARLRFRGSSVLFLGCLAALFIPFQVIMIPLTRVMADAGLVDTYPGLVLAYVAQFLPFTVFLMTSYYSTVPAEIVDAARIDGNTLYGVYWRIMLPLGRPALLSVGVLNALFCWNDVLISLLMMPSAENRTLMVGVTSLRGQYSDDIPVFASGVLIAAVPVLVVYLFLQRQIADGVTAGATKG
- a CDS encoding carbohydrate ABC transporter permease, whose translation is MAPTVLIIVALRLWPLVLGVNFSFTGDGARNGAAVGLLVLLLPVAVAIPGLLATSIYLRVPGHRVYRGVYFFPAVLSPVIVGAIFNLLLAYDGPLNTLLGGVGLGPVDWLGDPDVAIFAVVGVHVWATFGMALVVFLAGFAALDPSLLDAAKVDGASLPQTIWHVIIPGLSRTIQFVFVTTMIGMLTSMFGLLFVMTSGGPEASTYLPEYYIWVQQGQFNQPALASAASTALFLIMLVVGLAQIGVLRRAGRES